From the Maioricimonas rarisocia genome, one window contains:
- a CDS encoding 3-keto-disaccharide hydrolase — translation MPRLIPAALSGWSLLAPVTFALVISCSTLRAEDGFETLFDGQSLSGWTGATDGYAVEDGALTCIAERGGNLYTEKEYSDFILRFEFRLPPGGNNGIGLRVPSGGHASRDGMEIQILDNTAKRYANLKPYQYHGSVYGVIPAKRGYLKPVGTWNSQEIRLIGQHITVILNGEVIVDGDLDKASAGGTLDGKEHPGLKRASGHISLAGHGSRVQFRNIRVQEVAGETP, via the coding sequence ATGCCCCGGTTGATCCCAGCCGCTCTTTCGGGATGGTCGCTTCTGGCCCCGGTTACGTTCGCTCTGGTCATCAGTTGCTCGACCCTCCGGGCCGAGGACGGGTTCGAGACACTCTTCGATGGTCAGTCGCTTTCCGGCTGGACCGGCGCGACCGACGGGTATGCCGTCGAGGACGGAGCACTCACCTGCATCGCCGAGCGGGGCGGCAATCTCTACACCGAAAAGGAGTACAGCGACTTCATCCTCCGTTTCGAATTCCGTCTGCCGCCGGGCGGCAACAACGGTATCGGGCTGCGGGTTCCCTCGGGAGGACACGCATCGCGCGACGGCATGGAAATTCAGATCCTCGACAACACCGCGAAACGGTACGCCAATCTCAAGCCGTACCAGTACCACGGGTCGGTCTACGGCGTCATTCCCGCCAAGCGCGGCTATCTGAAGCCGGTCGGAACGTGGAACTCGCAGGAGATTCGCCTGATCGGCCAGCACATCACCGTGATTCTCAATGGCGAGGTCATCGTCGATGGTGATCTCGACAAGGCTTCTGCCGGGGGGACTCTCGATGGTAAGGAGCATCCCGGTCTGAAGCGGGCATCTGGTCACATCTCCCTGGCTGGTCACGGCTCGAGAGTGCAGTTCCGCAACATCCGCGTTCAAGAAGTTGCAGGAGAAACGCCATGA
- a CDS encoding DUF6268 family outer membrane beta-barrel protein codes for MGWPPRLLLALLILPLIAGNVPAQAPDGQQVSPSHALPQPAAGDGWHSFGHSARPAAPAVEPIQHAFRQDLAAPGMVEPASSEQSSYGAPAIEGGVPSFQEDVYPTQTPLDEYPYDELPPPAAPTFKPVAPPHQHFAPADGGWLGMRLKSTKATGTYLSGKGNTFGMTSLDFRGTLEFPALPGIFATPRFGWHFLDGPASTDLPGQLYNLSVDLLMVRPIGRNWMVHLAVAPSLYTDFDHVSGDSVRIVGRGLAFYRWSPTLQLSGGVVYLDRDDIPILPAAGLVYTPNDDTRIELMFPRPRIARRYQVEANHERWFYLTGELGGGTWSVKRTSGRDDVATYGDLRLLFGIDHKWYAGPSLFFEGGYVFSRDLEYESNIGNRSFTDTVMVRIGANF; via the coding sequence ATGGGTTGGCCCCCCCGCCTTCTGCTGGCGCTGCTGATCCTGCCGTTGATCGCCGGCAATGTCCCGGCTCAGGCTCCCGACGGTCAGCAGGTGTCTCCATCCCACGCGTTGCCTCAGCCCGCTGCGGGCGACGGCTGGCACAGCTTCGGTCACTCGGCGCGACCCGCTGCCCCCGCTGTTGAGCCGATCCAACATGCGTTTCGGCAGGATCTGGCAGCACCGGGGATGGTCGAACCTGCCTCGTCGGAACAGTCGTCCTACGGGGCACCGGCGATCGAGGGAGGTGTTCCGTCGTTTCAGGAAGACGTCTATCCGACTCAGACGCCTCTGGACGAATATCCGTACGACGAACTGCCCCCTCCGGCCGCGCCCACGTTCAAACCGGTTGCCCCGCCGCATCAGCACTTCGCCCCCGCCGACGGCGGCTGGCTGGGCATGCGGCTGAAGTCGACGAAGGCAACGGGGACGTATCTGTCCGGAAAGGGAAACACCTTCGGCATGACGTCGCTGGATTTCCGGGGGACGCTCGAGTTCCCCGCGCTTCCGGGGATTTTCGCAACGCCGCGGTTCGGCTGGCACTTTCTGGACGGCCCGGCGTCGACTGACCTGCCGGGACAGCTCTACAACCTGTCGGTCGACCTTCTGATGGTCCGCCCCATCGGTCGCAACTGGATGGTTCACCTGGCCGTCGCACCCAGCCTTTACACCGATTTCGATCACGTCTCCGGCGACAGCGTCCGGATCGTCGGCCGTGGACTGGCGTTCTACCGATGGTCCCCCACGCTGCAGTTGAGCGGCGGTGTCGTGTATCTCGACCGGGACGACATTCCGATCCTGCCGGCTGCGGGCCTGGTCTATACGCCCAACGACGACACGCGGATCGAGCTGATGTTCCCGCGACCGCGTATCGCCCGTCGCTATCAGGTGGAAGCCAATCACGAGCGCTGGTTCTACCTCACAGGCGAACTGGGAGGCGGCACCTGGTCGGTCAAACGGACCAGCGGTCGGGATGATGTGGCGACGTACGGCGACCTCCGCCTGCTGTTCGGTATCGACCACAAGTGGTATGCCGGACCATCCCTGTTCTTCGAAGGGGGCTACGTCTTCAGCCGGGACCTGGAGTACGAGTCGAACATCGGCAACCGCAGCTTCACCGACACCGTGATGGTGCGAATCGGCGCCAACTTCTGA
- a CDS encoding sigma-70 family RNA polymerase sigma factor → MNSFRNPAMKQLTEQQVRYTPIDVRIDQMDRAERLVAELDPQKSYRYVDLCERITTFRTELYPDLVVEGKDAIHDLRRFVEELSASANIPVEMAGEKVYTVNELSKKFNVSTKTVDRWRKRGLVSRRFRFGNRTRVGFLNSSVERFVREHSDEISRGSRFSQLSEQEREEIIRKARRLARYGACPSEVSRRLSRMFDRAPETIRYTLKQYDEEHPENAVFPNANAPLSDNKKQEIYQRYRRGVAAERLARDFCRTRTSIYRIIGEVRAERLFEQPIDYMDSDDFREPNAEELILGPPPEVEKKGPRVKAPPGLPPYLASLYTIPLLTREEEVYYFRKMNYLKYRAAELRDSIDRNRPKARDLDQLEERLQGAVEIKNFLIRSNLRLVVSIAKRHMKPSSNFFEMVSDGNMSLIRAIEKFDYTKGNKFSTYASWAIMKNYARSIPAEHTLLDRFRTGTDEIFQASRDDRSSQYEDEAVNSRQHQVIMAILDQLDERERAIIMHRYGLEQGTEPQTLEQVGAQFGVTKERIRQLESRALQKLRKIAHEEKLDIPGV, encoded by the coding sequence ATGAATTCGTTTCGCAACCCGGCGATGAAGCAGCTGACGGAACAACAGGTCCGCTATACACCGATCGACGTGCGCATCGACCAGATGGATCGCGCCGAACGGCTCGTCGCCGAGCTGGATCCGCAGAAATCCTATCGATACGTCGACCTCTGTGAGCGGATCACGACCTTCCGGACGGAACTCTACCCCGACCTCGTCGTCGAGGGGAAAGACGCCATCCACGACCTGCGACGGTTTGTCGAGGAGCTCTCGGCAAGCGCCAACATCCCGGTCGAGATGGCGGGCGAGAAGGTCTATACGGTCAATGAGCTGAGCAAAAAGTTCAACGTCTCCACGAAAACCGTCGACCGCTGGCGGAAACGGGGCCTGGTGAGCCGCCGGTTCCGCTTCGGGAACCGCACACGCGTCGGATTCCTGAATTCGTCGGTCGAGCGGTTCGTGCGGGAGCACTCCGACGAGATCAGCCGCGGCTCGCGGTTCAGTCAGCTCAGCGAGCAGGAGCGGGAAGAGATCATCCGCAAGGCCCGTCGACTGGCCCGCTACGGGGCCTGCCCGTCCGAAGTCAGCCGCCGGCTGTCACGGATGTTCGACCGGGCACCGGAGACGATCCGTTACACGCTCAAGCAGTACGACGAAGAGCATCCCGAGAACGCGGTCTTCCCGAATGCGAATGCCCCGCTCTCGGATAACAAGAAGCAGGAAATCTACCAGCGGTACCGTCGCGGCGTCGCCGCCGAACGGCTCGCTCGCGATTTCTGCCGCACCCGGACGAGCATCTACCGCATCATCGGCGAAGTCCGGGCCGAACGGTTGTTCGAACAGCCGATCGACTACATGGACAGTGACGACTTCCGCGAGCCGAACGCCGAAGAGCTGATCCTCGGTCCGCCTCCGGAAGTCGAGAAGAAGGGTCCGCGGGTCAAGGCGCCTCCGGGACTGCCTCCGTACCTGGCGAGCCTGTACACCATCCCGCTCCTGACGCGGGAAGAAGAGGTGTACTACTTCCGGAAGATGAACTACCTGAAGTACCGTGCCGCCGAACTGAGAGACTCGATCGACCGCAACCGGCCGAAGGCCCGCGATCTCGATCAGCTCGAGGAACGGCTGCAGGGAGCCGTCGAGATCAAGAACTTCCTGATTCGCAGTAACCTGCGACTGGTCGTCTCGATCGCGAAGCGACACATGAAGCCTTCCTCGAACTTCTTCGAAATGGTCAGTGACGGGAACATGTCCCTGATCCGTGCCATCGAAAAGTTCGACTACACGAAGGGCAACAAGTTCTCGACGTACGCGTCGTGGGCCATCATGAAGAACTATGCCCGGTCCATTCCCGCCGAGCACACGCTGCTCGACCGGTTCCGGACAGGCACCGACGAGATCTTCCAGGCCTCGCGCGATGACCGCTCCAGCCAGTACGAAGACGAAGCGGTCAATTCCCGCCAGCATCAGGTCATCATGGCGATTCTCGATCAGCTCGACGAACGTGAGCGGGCGATCATCATGCATCGCTATGGCCTCGAGCAGGGAACCGAGCCCCAGACTCTCGAACAGGTGGGGGCCCAGTTCGGTGTGACCAAGGAGCGGATTCGTCAGCTCGAGTCACGTGCCCTGCAGAAGCTGAGGAAAATCGCGCACGAAGAAAAGCTGGACATCCCGGGCGTCTGA
- a CDS encoding SDR family NAD(P)-dependent oxidoreductase, which produces MLPGIRQFDLSGRVAVITGGSKGLGAAMAEGLASSGANLLLTSRHRDEVEATARQIASDYDCTAHAFAGDVTRESDVEGMISTAMDQFGRIDILINNAGINIRGPIDELTPEQFAEVQQINVTGPWLCARGVVPHMKKAGRGRIINMASTLGVVGLANRTPYTSSKGAVVQMTRALALELAPHEITVNAICPGPFLTPMNEPIADSDEAKKFIVGAVALNRWGRMEEIQGAAIFLASDAASYVTGSLLTVDGGWTAR; this is translated from the coding sequence ATGCTCCCCGGTATCAGGCAGTTTGATCTTTCAGGGCGTGTGGCAGTCATCACCGGCGGATCGAAGGGGCTGGGAGCCGCCATGGCCGAAGGACTCGCCTCGTCCGGAGCCAACCTGCTGCTGACGAGCCGGCATCGCGATGAGGTGGAAGCGACCGCGCGACAGATCGCATCCGATTACGATTGCACGGCCCACGCCTTCGCCGGCGACGTGACGCGGGAATCCGACGTTGAAGGCATGATTTCGACTGCGATGGACCAGTTCGGCCGAATCGACATCCTCATCAACAATGCGGGGATCAACATCCGGGGCCCGATCGACGAGCTGACCCCGGAGCAGTTCGCCGAAGTCCAGCAGATCAACGTGACCGGCCCCTGGCTGTGCGCACGCGGGGTCGTACCGCACATGAAGAAGGCGGGCCGCGGCCGGATCATCAACATGGCGAGTACGCTCGGCGTCGTCGGCCTGGCCAACCGGACGCCCTACACGTCGAGCAAGGGAGCCGTGGTCCAGATGACACGGGCGCTGGCGCTGGAGCTGGCACCGCACGAAATCACGGTCAACGCGATCTGCCCCGGCCCGTTTCTTACGCCGATGAACGAGCCGATCGCCGATTCCGACGAGGCGAAGAAGTTCATTGTCGGCGCCGTCGCCCTGAACCGCTGGGGACGCATGGAAGAGATCCAGGGGGCGGCCATCTTCCTCGCCAGTGATGCAGCCAGTTACGTCACCGGGAGCCTGCTGACAGTCGATGGCGGCTGGACGGCACGTTGA
- a CDS encoding FG-GAP-like repeat-containing protein gives MKKLLILPVVLALIAAAVWMWWSGGSGPQIPGGPARIIPPEQFLTALEHRNLAVGQLENFEFDEAADLLKDLAEQFPDDPLPARNIAVARVLKVGQMGQLQGESARTDAIADAEVALSELTKVEPDAAARHFLEGRLASEIDDPRRALDARLKAAEANPDRAALWFEYAQVARYSDDPAVQESAWEALAKAAALAPDNLFVLLQLLEAQAAQQDEAFLQTFEQARPLLEFLADGVKRRARIELKPFLDRAEAAARDGDWKTARTQIMLIGNVSRPDNAVRSDKDRIELHELDFVLTRFAPSFYEQAPQMPPKPPGIPVTFGAFETQPDLSEFGTLHDVAVADVDIDGRLDLCILAEDRLVILRRDESETWQPFLEAEVPDGFTHLVVADLDDDAGESPQRTAPPTDAEQDDPFFGCNQADIDFVVYGEAGVRVFENRRNPETEERTLVDRSDDSPALAELQECVFTLVADLDLDGDLDLLVSTRSQGVQLLARTQLWTFEDITVQSNVPESDFVPVAGVAVDWDDDVDIDVVLADADGRIGWLENLRHSTFRWRPWDVDLQGAVLSLDAAGLDDRAGWSIVAGGQAAASVVASTGSDGSIDATSLDGASGGRTLELWDYDNDGQLDLIACGAEGISIWRGDGAGGFTIEEKVLETVEWPASLVACDFGDFDEDGDLDLVAAGESGLTLLSNEGGNENGWISVTLASQYVAGGESTQTRRVNHYGYGCTLELKAGDLYQRRPVQRQRTHFGLGGREQADVVRIMWTNGVPQNIMQPATRQLVCEEETPKGSCPFLYTWNGQQFTFVTDLCWAAPLGLIDTRGGLMPCREWEYLLVEGDLLKPKDGEYILQVTEELWEAAYFDQIELIAVDHPADVEIYSNEKVGPAAIAEYHIHTVREKRHPVAASTHRGEDILPQVIARDDVYARPFVERRMQGYTEETWIELDLGELASDGDAPPDQITLFLTGWIFPTDTSINVALSQDESLPGPQPPSLWVPDVDGEWQQVIPFTGFPGGKTKTIAIDISNVFLTDDYRVRLATSMQLCWDEIFFTVDEQPAELREQSLQLLSADLHDRGFSKRSPRPHNAPDWYDYDDVRTEPAWPPMDGQFTRYGDVAELVRDADDRQVVMASGDEMTLRFAVPEEPLPEGWTRDFILHNIGWDKDADLNTLYGATAGPLPFRGMTAYPYVAPEQFPQTERHRRDMREFHTRRTGDRDFRRLIRNWQPGKELTGP, from the coding sequence ATGAAGAAGCTGCTGATCCTGCCGGTCGTTCTGGCACTCATCGCTGCTGCTGTCTGGATGTGGTGGTCTGGTGGAAGCGGCCCGCAGATTCCGGGTGGTCCCGCCCGAATCATTCCGCCCGAGCAGTTCCTGACCGCTCTGGAACATCGCAATCTGGCCGTCGGTCAGCTCGAGAACTTCGAGTTCGACGAGGCCGCCGATCTTCTGAAGGACCTGGCGGAACAGTTTCCCGACGATCCTCTGCCGGCCCGCAACATCGCCGTCGCGCGAGTCTTGAAGGTCGGTCAGATGGGGCAGTTGCAGGGAGAGAGTGCACGGACCGACGCGATTGCCGATGCCGAGGTCGCATTGTCGGAGCTTACGAAAGTCGAGCCGGATGCAGCAGCCCGACACTTTCTCGAGGGGCGTCTGGCCTCGGAGATCGACGATCCCCGGCGGGCCCTGGACGCGCGCCTCAAGGCAGCCGAGGCCAATCCCGACCGTGCCGCCCTCTGGTTCGAGTACGCGCAGGTGGCCCGTTACAGCGACGACCCGGCCGTGCAGGAATCCGCATGGGAGGCGCTCGCAAAGGCGGCCGCACTGGCACCCGACAACCTGTTCGTGCTGCTGCAGCTTCTGGAAGCCCAGGCCGCCCAGCAGGACGAGGCATTCCTGCAGACGTTTGAACAGGCCCGGCCACTGCTCGAATTCCTTGCCGACGGTGTCAAACGACGCGCTCGGATTGAACTGAAGCCGTTTCTCGATCGGGCAGAGGCAGCGGCTCGTGATGGGGACTGGAAGACCGCGCGGACGCAGATCATGCTCATCGGCAACGTCAGCCGTCCTGACAATGCTGTCCGCAGCGACAAGGACCGCATCGAGCTGCACGAACTCGACTTCGTACTCACTCGCTTCGCTCCTTCCTTCTACGAGCAGGCTCCGCAGATGCCGCCGAAGCCGCCCGGAATTCCCGTCACATTTGGCGCGTTCGAGACCCAGCCCGATCTCTCTGAGTTCGGAACGCTGCACGATGTCGCTGTGGCGGACGTCGACATCGATGGGCGACTCGACCTGTGCATTCTGGCCGAGGATCGCCTTGTCATCCTGCGGCGGGACGAATCGGAAACCTGGCAGCCGTTTCTTGAAGCGGAAGTGCCGGACGGATTCACACATCTCGTCGTCGCCGATCTCGATGATGACGCGGGCGAATCGCCGCAGCGGACAGCGCCGCCCACCGATGCCGAACAGGATGATCCCTTCTTTGGCTGCAATCAGGCGGACATCGACTTCGTCGTCTATGGCGAGGCAGGTGTGCGCGTCTTCGAGAACCGCCGCAATCCGGAAACCGAAGAGCGGACGCTCGTCGATCGCAGCGACGACTCCCCTGCCCTGGCAGAGTTGCAGGAGTGTGTCTTTACGCTGGTCGCGGATCTGGATCTGGACGGCGATCTCGATCTGCTCGTCTCAACGCGTTCGCAGGGTGTGCAACTGCTGGCCCGGACACAGCTCTGGACGTTCGAAGACATCACCGTGCAGTCCAATGTACCGGAGAGTGATTTCGTCCCCGTTGCCGGAGTTGCCGTCGACTGGGATGACGATGTCGATATCGATGTCGTTCTCGCGGATGCAGACGGACGCATCGGATGGCTCGAGAATCTGCGGCACAGCACGTTCCGCTGGCGGCCCTGGGACGTTGATCTTCAGGGGGCCGTGCTGAGTCTCGACGCAGCCGGTCTGGATGATCGTGCCGGCTGGTCAATCGTCGCTGGTGGTCAGGCGGCAGCGAGCGTCGTCGCGTCCACAGGCAGCGACGGGAGCATCGACGCGACCTCGCTCGATGGCGCGAGCGGCGGTCGAACGCTCGAGCTGTGGGACTACGACAACGACGGCCAACTGGATCTGATCGCCTGCGGAGCGGAAGGCATCTCAATCTGGCGCGGCGATGGTGCGGGCGGATTCACAATTGAGGAGAAGGTGCTCGAGACCGTCGAATGGCCGGCCAGTCTGGTGGCGTGCGACTTCGGTGACTTTGACGAAGACGGCGATCTTGACCTCGTCGCTGCCGGCGAGTCCGGCCTGACCCTGCTCTCAAACGAAGGGGGCAATGAGAATGGCTGGATCAGCGTGACGCTCGCATCGCAGTATGTGGCCGGCGGAGAGAGCACGCAGACGCGTCGGGTCAATCACTACGGGTACGGCTGCACGCTCGAACTCAAGGCAGGCGATCTGTATCAGCGGCGGCCGGTGCAGCGGCAGCGAACGCATTTCGGTCTCGGCGGACGAGAGCAGGCAGACGTCGTCCGCATCATGTGGACCAACGGTGTCCCGCAGAACATCATGCAGCCTGCCACCAGGCAGCTCGTCTGCGAGGAAGAAACTCCCAAGGGGAGTTGCCCCTTCCTTTACACCTGGAACGGACAGCAGTTCACGTTTGTCACCGATCTCTGCTGGGCCGCTCCGCTCGGACTGATCGACACCCGGGGCGGATTGATGCCCTGCCGCGAATGGGAATACCTGCTCGTCGAGGGGGACCTGCTCAAGCCGAAGGACGGCGAATACATACTGCAGGTGACCGAAGAATTGTGGGAAGCGGCTTACTTCGACCAGATCGAACTGATTGCCGTCGATCACCCGGCGGACGTCGAGATCTATTCGAACGAGAAGGTGGGGCCGGCCGCGATTGCCGAGTACCACATCCATACGGTCCGGGAGAAGCGGCATCCGGTTGCCGCCTCAACACATCGCGGCGAAGACATTCTGCCGCAGGTCATCGCTCGCGACGATGTTTACGCGCGACCGTTTGTCGAGCGGCGTATGCAGGGATACACCGAAGAGACCTGGATCGAACTCGACCTTGGCGAACTTGCCTCCGACGGCGACGCACCGCCGGACCAGATCACGCTCTTTCTGACCGGCTGGATCTTCCCGACCGATACGTCGATCAATGTGGCACTGTCACAGGACGAATCCCTGCCCGGTCCGCAGCCCCCTTCCCTGTGGGTGCCGGATGTTGATGGTGAGTGGCAGCAGGTGATTCCGTTCACCGGTTTCCCCGGCGGCAAGACGAAGACGATCGCGATCGACATCAGCAACGTGTTTCTGACCGACGATTATCGGGTGCGGCTGGCGACGAGCATGCAGCTCTGCTGGGACGAGATCTTCTTCACGGTCGACGAACAGCCGGCCGAACTGCGCGAACAGTCGCTGCAACTGCTCTCTGCCGATCTGCACGATCGCGGCTTCTCAAAGCGGTCACCGCGTCCCCACAACGCACCGGACTGGTATGACTACGACGACGTGCGGACCGAGCCGGCCTGGCCTCCGATGGATGGTCAGTTTACCCGCTACGGTGACGTGGCCGAACTCGTTCGCGATGCCGATGACCGTCAGGTGGTGATGGCCTCGGGCGATGAAATGACGCTGCGGTTTGCCGTTCCCGAAGAGCCGCTGCCGGAAGGTTGGACGCGGGACTTCATCCTGCACAACATCGGCTGGGACAAGGATGCCGACCTGAACACGCTGTATGGGGCGACGGCCGGGCCGCTCCCCTTCCGTGGCATGACGGCCTATCCGTACGTTGCGCCGGAGCAGTTCCCGCAGACCGAGCGTCACCGCCGGGACATGCGTGAGTTTCACACGCGGCGAACGGGGGACCGCGACTTCCGACGTCTGATCCGCAACTGGCAGCCGGGCAAAGAACTGACCGGACCCTGA
- a CDS encoding sigma-54 interaction domain-containing protein yields MAVVDIAPEERPILDGMIGDSAAMREVYRLTRRIASSSATVLLLGETGTGKELVARAIHELSPRATGPFIRVNCGALSESLLESELFGHVKGAFTSAHENRTGRFEAAHGGTIFLDEINSVSYTLQVKLLRVLQEHEFERVGDTRTVTVDVRIVAATNRDLADLAEKGTFREDLYYRLNVLPVYLPPLRERREDIPELVRFFAEKYSAENDRHVTEVTQEALNYLTSYSWPGNVRELENYIERAIVLASDSSLTADLLPSHVRGEAPLRLGRVTRDDLDAVCTELVTMGLSDVSDDGVVHGQIMGMVERELILQVLRSCQGTQTRTAARLGINRNTLHKKIEEYGLDGEAR; encoded by the coding sequence ATGGCTGTTGTCGACATCGCTCCCGAAGAACGTCCCATCCTCGATGGCATGATCGGCGACAGCGCCGCCATGCGGGAGGTCTATCGGCTGACCCGCCGGATCGCCAGCAGTTCCGCCACCGTGCTTCTGCTTGGGGAAACCGGAACGGGAAAAGAGCTGGTCGCCCGCGCGATCCACGAACTGAGCCCGCGGGCGACCGGTCCGTTTATCCGCGTCAACTGCGGGGCCCTCAGCGAAAGCCTGCTCGAGTCCGAACTCTTCGGGCACGTCAAAGGGGCATTCACCAGCGCCCATGAGAACCGGACCGGACGATTCGAAGCGGCCCATGGTGGCACGATCTTTCTCGATGAAATCAATTCGGTCAGCTACACCCTGCAGGTCAAACTGCTGCGGGTCCTGCAGGAGCATGAATTCGAACGCGTCGGCGACACGCGGACCGTCACCGTCGACGTCCGGATCGTGGCCGCCACCAACCGCGACCTGGCCGACCTGGCCGAAAAAGGGACGTTTCGCGAGGACCTCTACTACCGGCTCAACGTCCTGCCGGTCTATCTGCCCCCCCTGCGGGAACGTCGCGAAGACATTCCGGAGCTTGTCCGGTTCTTCGCAGAGAAGTACTCGGCCGAGAACGACCGCCACGTGACTGAGGTCACTCAGGAAGCACTCAACTACCTCACCTCGTACTCGTGGCCCGGCAATGTGCGCGAGCTCGAAAACTACATCGAACGGGCCATCGTGCTGGCGAGTGATTCGTCGCTGACGGCCGATCTGCTCCCGTCACACGTTCGGGGCGAAGCTCCCCTGCGGCTCGGCCGCGTCACCCGCGACGATCTCGACGCTGTCTGCACCGAACTGGTCACGATGGGGCTCTCCGACGTCAGTGATGATGGCGTCGTCCACGGTCAGATCATGGGCATGGTCGAGCGTGAACTCATCCTGCAGGTGCTCCGCTCCTGCCAGGGAACGCAGACCCGCACCGCGGCCCGCCTGGGCATCAACCGCAACACGCTGCACAAGAAGATCGAAGAGTACGGTCTGGACGGCGAGGCTCGCTGA
- a CDS encoding Gfo/Idh/MocA family protein: MSDRECRWGILGAAEIARKNWKAIWNTGNSRLVAVASRSTDRAAAYIADCQRQAAFEPVPQACGSYEELLGRDDIDAVYVPLPTGVRKEWVIRAAESGRHVLCEKPCAPIAADLRDMIDACRSNGVQFMDGVMYMHSGRMPRMREVLDDGESVGEIKRITTQFSFRAPDEFFTANIRASADLEPLGCLGDLGWYTLRFVLWTMGWQNPTRVHGRLLSSVQPEDASTPVPTEFSGELFFDGGVSASFYCSFLTEHQQWAHVSGTKGFLQVSDFVLPNCGGEVSFDVGNATYSMHGCDFVMQPGRRTITIPEFSNSFADAQESNLFRTFADLVLSGKPDPFWADIALQTQLVMDACLASSQQDGAAVAIGE; the protein is encoded by the coding sequence ATGAGTGATCGCGAGTGTCGTTGGGGAATCCTCGGAGCCGCCGAGATCGCCCGCAAGAACTGGAAAGCGATCTGGAATACCGGCAACTCGCGCCTTGTCGCCGTGGCCAGCCGCAGCACCGACCGGGCGGCCGCCTACATCGCCGACTGTCAGCGACAGGCTGCCTTCGAGCCAGTTCCCCAGGCGTGCGGCAGCTACGAGGAGCTTCTCGGCCGCGACGACATCGATGCGGTCTACGTGCCGCTTCCCACCGGCGTCCGCAAGGAATGGGTGATCCGCGCTGCCGAGTCGGGCCGCCATGTGCTGTGTGAGAAACCGTGTGCTCCCATCGCCGCCGACCTCCGCGATATGATCGACGCCTGCCGCTCGAATGGCGTGCAGTTCATGGACGGGGTCATGTACATGCACAGCGGCCGGATGCCGAGAATGCGGGAAGTCCTCGACGACGGCGAAAGTGTCGGGGAAATCAAGCGGATCACCACGCAGTTCAGCTTTCGGGCTCCGGATGAGTTCTTCACCGCCAACATTCGTGCCAGTGCCGACCTCGAACCGCTCGGTTGCCTGGGAGACCTCGGCTGGTACACGCTCCGTTTCGTTCTCTGGACGATGGGCTGGCAGAATCCGACCAGGGTTCATGGCCGGCTGCTCTCGTCGGTTCAGCCCGAGGACGCCTCGACGCCGGTGCCGACCGAGTTCTCCGGCGAGCTGTTCTTTGACGGCGGCGTTTCGGCCAGCTTCTACTGCTCGTTCCTCACGGAACACCAGCAGTGGGCGCACGTCAGCGGCACGAAAGGCTTCCTGCAGGTTTCCGACTTCGTGCTGCCCAACTGTGGCGGCGAAGTCAGTTTCGACGTGGGGAACGCCACCTACAGCATGCACGGCTGCGATTTCGTGATGCAGCCCGGTCGCCGCACGATCACGATTCCCGAGTTCAGCAACAGTTTTGCAGACGCACAGGAGTCCAATCTGTTCCGCACGTTTGCCGACCTGGTGCTCTCCGGTAAGCCGGACCCGTTCTGGGCGGACATCGCCCTGCAGACGCAGCTGGTAATGGATGCCTGTCTGGCCTCCTCACAACAGGATGGAGCGGCTGTCGCAATCGGTGAGTGA
- the msrA gene encoding peptide-methionine (S)-S-oxide reductase MsrA produces MSEKATFGAGCFWGVEAAFAQVPGVISTAVGYMGGATDNPTYEDVCTDTTGHAEVVQVEFDPDQVSYRDLVEKFWSLHDPTTLNRQGPDFGSQYRSAIFVHSDEQREQAESSKAAADASGRWPRPIVTEVTPAGTFYRAEEYHQQYLAKRGMGSCHL; encoded by the coding sequence ATGAGCGAGAAAGCAACATTCGGCGCCGGCTGTTTCTGGGGTGTCGAAGCAGCATTCGCGCAGGTTCCCGGCGTCATCAGCACCGCGGTCGGATACATGGGCGGGGCGACCGACAATCCCACCTATGAGGACGTCTGCACGGATACAACCGGCCATGCGGAGGTCGTCCAGGTCGAATTCGATCCGGACCAGGTTTCGTACCGCGATCTCGTGGAGAAATTCTGGAGCCTGCACGATCCGACCACACTCAACCGCCAGGGGCCCGATTTCGGATCGCAGTATCGTTCCGCCATCTTCGTCCACTCCGACGAGCAGCGCGAGCAGGCGGAATCCTCAAAGGCAGCTGCTGATGCGTCGGGACGATGGCCGCGACCGATCGTCACCGAAGTCACGCCGGCCGGAACGTTCTACCGGGCCGAAGAATATCACCAGCAGTACCTTGCCAAACGGGGCATGGGAAGCTGCCACCTCTGA